From the genome of Papaver somniferum cultivar HN1 chromosome 2, ASM357369v1, whole genome shotgun sequence, one region includes:
- the LOC113351502 gene encoding uncharacterized protein LOC113351502 yields MPNHTRKFLVFKISNTGPVIKPIPILPIKKQLHKDFVVQQTVYIDGMENIPVHEERQCTVPLVGLEDSFLGSKDNDVDTSSDSDTSPLLYPPGFEPPIDDISDDVCSGDGLVNVAQPVIPVKLRNELKRLGMSVEVFVSPPSRTKRFEVMWFLENEFLQLLEEWWFSFCFAGTPSTVLWMKLKALKEKLRIWNNEVFGHTNTKLNEILSKIQTLAELAEDNILTEEETNVHFRNKVEFEKISKMEETCWKIKSNTKWLQEGDMNTSFFISNASARRRFNRIRQLYIGGELVSDRKQLQDHIVGYYCTLFTEEEVIRPNLDGIDFDTMTSTESDILEANFT; encoded by the exons ATGCCGAACCATACTAGGAAATTCTTGGTTTTTAAGATTTCTAATACTGGTCCAGTTATTAAACCTATACCCATCCTACCAATAAAAAAACAACTTCATAAGGATTTTGTTGTCCAACAAACTGTATACATTGATGGTATGGAAAATATTCCGGTGCATGAGGAACGACAATGTACTGTACCACTAGTGGGTTTGGAAGACTCATTCTTGGGGTCTAAAGATAATGATGTGGACACCTCCAGTGATTCTGATACTAGTCCACTATTGTATCCTCCTGGTTTTGAACCTCCTATTGACGACATCTCAGATGATGTTTGCTCAGGTGATGGATTAGTCAATGTTGCACAACCGGTTATACCAGTTAAGCTGCGGAACGAATTAAAGAGACTTGGTATGTCTGTTGAGGTGTTTGTTTCTCCTCCCTCTAGAACAAAGAG GTTTGAAGTTATGTGGTTTTTGGAGAATGAATTCTTACAGTTACTAGAAGAGTGgtggttttctttttgttttgcaggtaccccTAGCACTGTTCtttggatgaaactaaaagcacTTAAAGAAAAGCTAAGAATATGGAACAACGAAGTATTTGGCCACACCAACACCAAGTTGAATGAAATCCTCTCAAAAATACAAACTCTTGCCGAACTAGCTGAAGATAATATCCTTACTGAAGAAGAAACGAATGTACATTTTCGGAACAAAGTTGAATTCGAAAAGATCTCTAAAATGGAGGAAACATGttggaaaatcaaatcaaataccAAATGGTTGCAGGAAGGTGATATGAATACTTCTTTCTTTATCAGTAATGCTTCTGCTAGAAGAAGATTTAACCGAATTAGGCAACTATATATTGGAGGTGAATTGGTTTCTGATAGAAAACAGTTGCAAGATCATATAGTAGGATATTATTGCACTCTTTTCACTGAAGAGGAGGTTATCAGACCTAATTTAGATGGAATTGACTTTGATACCATGACATCTACGGAGTCGGACATTTTAGAAGCTAATTTTACTTAA